A portion of the Candidatus Poribacteria bacterium genome contains these proteins:
- a CDS encoding glycosyltransferase: MNFDVSVVVPSYNNKDALELTLASFNLQTYPSDRYEVIVVDDGSSDDTEELVNSFETSYSLRYFKQHNAGRSKARNVGIRMAKGEIVILNDADGIPVPDFITQHMRYHQSSKPIVVIGGKYDLLARWQSGIPTRYLDKLLNVSGHFEELRKKVKCAQQGQPTSFIEKKDLQPDFERVKPYVFRKSHHNWDEVYEAYSAVLNGFVIPWILLVTINVSVPKALLMKVGLFDESFVGWGLEDTEIGYRLHRYGATFVYNEAAANYHQVHPIDAARRWKEHARNYTRFCEKHPALEVFLHWRFTVGLMSATTYNEIVKDSRKYCSLGYKEIMKDYLRLGKKLAETYGQNEIFLSSFPRPVPNSLHRTTILN; the protein is encoded by the coding sequence ATGAATTTTGATGTAAGTGTTGTTGTTCCATCTTACAATAATAAGGATGCGTTAGAATTAACGTTGGCTTCTTTTAACCTCCAGACCTATCCATCTGATAGATACGAAGTTATCGTTGTTGACGATGGTTCTTCAGATGACACAGAGGAGTTAGTCAATTCCTTTGAAACATCGTATTCCCTTCGGTATTTCAAGCAGCACAATGCAGGACGCAGCAAAGCCAGAAACGTTGGCATTCGCATGGCGAAAGGCGAGATTGTTATACTTAACGATGCAGATGGTATCCCAGTTCCCGATTTCATTACCCAACACATGAGATATCATCAATCGAGTAAACCTATTGTTGTCATCGGTGGGAAATACGATTTACTGGCACGGTGGCAAAGCGGAATACCAACCCGGTATCTGGATAAATTATTAAACGTCTCAGGACATTTTGAAGAATTACGCAAAAAGGTCAAGTGCGCACAGCAAGGACAACCCACTTCGTTTATCGAAAAAAAAGATCTGCAGCCAGACTTTGAGAGGGTCAAGCCCTATGTTTTCCGGAAATCGCACCACAATTGGGATGAAGTTTATGAAGCATATTCCGCGGTACTCAATGGGTTTGTTATCCCTTGGATACTATTGGTGACCATAAATGTTTCTGTCCCTAAAGCCCTTCTGATGAAGGTGGGCTTATTTGATGAATCCTTCGTAGGTTGGGGTTTGGAAGATACAGAAATTGGATACCGACTCCATCGATATGGAGCGACGTTCGTGTATAACGAGGCTGCTGCCAATTATCATCAGGTCCATCCGATTGACGCTGCGAGGCGGTGGAAAGAACATGCGCGGAACTACACACGCTTCTGTGAGAAGCATCCGGCTTTGGAAGTCTTCCTCCATTGGAGATTTACGGTAGGACTAATGTCTGCTACGACATACAATGAAATCGTTAAAGATTCTCGTAAGTATTGTAGCTTAGGATATAAAGAGATCATGAAAGATTATTTAAGGTTGGGCAAAAAGTTGGCTGAAACCTATGGGCAAAATGAGATCTTCCTCAGTAGTTTCCCACGGCCTGTGCCGAATTCCCTGCACAGGACAACCATACTCAATTAA